The Bradyrhizobium oligotrophicum S58 genome contains the following window.
GTCCTTGAACTCGACGAGACGGCGCTGCTTGACGTTATTGCTATCAGTTTTGCCCATTGAGGTGTCTTGATCGAATGGGTTCGGCACTTGAACAGGAAAATTGGTGTTGACCACGTTGCAAATACTCCACTGATCAAAAGGCTTTGCGCGATATCAATGTGAGTTGTCCGACACGCGCGGCTCAGGCAGGGGCGAGCAAATTCGTGAGTTCTTGGAGTTCACAGCGCCTTCAGCCTTGCCGAATATAGTCAATTTGCCGCAGTTCGAAGTTGGAAGGGCGCCAATGCTTCGGTGTGTGTTTCGGATATAGTGGCGTAGAAATAGGCCGGTGGGCCTTTTGCAACCATCTCGACTACAAGCAAGCTGGCGAGTTGACTTGCAGGGCGCGTCCGGACACGATGGTGTTTCATTATTGCGTTGCTAGGGCGCGCGTGAAAAGCAGAAGCGGTCAGCCTAATGAGCGGTACGGCGTCGCTCGCCGGAGGCCCTCGCGATAGGGGCTGCCGCTTCGCGACATCGCTATCGCTGCCCCCAACGCGGGGGCCTTGTTAACCGGTCTCGTGACTGCACTCGGTCCCGGGTCCCGCAGCTGGTGCAGCGGCCGCTATGCTGACCCTCCTACGGGTGCCTTCTCTGCCTTCACCTCCGCTCCGGCTGATACTTAGAGCGATGCGTCCGATCCTCGATCCTGACCTGCTGCAGATCCTCAGGAGCTTGGCTGTGGACGCTTGGCCCGAAGAACACCGCACAAGAGCTCATCACTTTGTCGGATTCCGACAAAGTGAAGGGTCGAGGAAGGGGTTGCCCTCGCGGACATAGGGCCGCTTGGCTCCTGCATGATCCGCAGCTATCGCTCGCCGTCGGGGTCCCATCGGCAGCAAGGGGTACGGTCGCGACCGGCCGTCAAGTTTCCGCCGCTGGCAGAATTGCGCTGGGACGCACGGTTGAAGTCCGGCTCTGGCCCATTTCGAAGTTTCCGATCCGGGCTGAGGACGTCCGCTTGCGGAGCGGAACTGGAGGAGGATCGGCCATGGTTGTTGCGATGCAGAGCGCTTGGACATAAAACTATCGCGGCAAGCTCGTATGCAGCGCCAACGGCGGCACGCTCTTCCCCAGCATCCGGTACCTGCCGCATGACCAAAGCGCGCGCCGTCCCCATGCCCAGCAACAGCGTGCTTGCGCCGCTCTACGCGGGCGCGGACCTTTTGGACGCCTTTGCAATCCAACTGCCGCCGGCGGCCAGCGATGATCTCGAGGTGCTGGCACGCGCCGCGCTCGAGCGACAGGCATGGTGGATTCGCGCGCTCACTCGTATCCGTGATGTGGTGATGGCAACAGTCGGCATCAAATCGTCGCACGCTGTTGGTCTTGCCGCAGCGGCGCGTGGGCCGGTCATCGGCTTCTTCCCGGTACTGTCAAAGAGCGCGACGGAGTTGGTCGTGGGCGCGGATGACCGGCATCTCGACTTCCGCGTCACCATCCAACTTCTCGCCGGCGCGGCGAATGGGCGCGAGCTGGTCGCGGGTACCGTGGTACATTGCCACAACCCGCTGGGGCGCATCTATCTTACAGCGATAGCACCGTTTCATCGTGTGATTGTGCGGGCCAGTCTAGAACAGGCGGCAAGAGCAACGAAGATTTAAGCGCCCTTTGCTGGTCGCGACTGGCCTTACCTGGCGACGAACGAGTCCGCTTCTGACCCGCAGCGGACAGTCCGCCCGCCTAGACCGACCGCACGACCCCCTGACGTAATTTGCACGTCAAGATCAAGAGTGCGGCAAAACGGCGCAATCCTGGGTAGACATTTTGACGCAGGTACGGTAATCCGTTAAGAAATCGACATTCTGATACCGACTTAATGCATTGAGGAATGCTTAGTGATTGACCGGCGGGATGAGTTGGAAGCTCTGCTGAAGCATGAGCGCCTCCAAAAGGTCCAAAATTATACTGCTCGAGGAAGACGGTTCCAGCTTTTGCCCGACACCGATTTGGTGAACTTCTGGGTGCTGACGATGAACCTTTGGGCGAATGGTTCAGGTGAATTCAAGTCGCAAGACCTGGATGATTGCCAATCTGAGATGATGCTGAGACGGATCGACCCACCTTTCGATCGCGTGAGCCATGTATGGGAACGTGTCGCTCAGAGAGCTGAGTTCCATCTCAACCTAATTGATAATGATCCGAAAGCTCGGGCTGTTGCGGAAGCATTGTTGGAAGAACAGCTGAAGAGTCTCCGCCAGCAAGTTGGCCGCCCAAAGCATTAGCGAGCGGAACGCCTGTTGCCGCGCTTCTTCGTACTGCGGGAAAACACTCTTACGGCGACGTCGCTTGTTGGCCCATGGCTGCCGACCCTCTATGTCCGCGCTGACGGTCGCAACCAGAGGTAACCCGGACATAGTGATCCAGCTCTATTCGATCGTGAATACCAGCAGCCCTCCACGTCCGTAATGGGCCACAAGCTGACCTCGCCTAGTCAGCTCAAGAGCTGGCTTTTGGTCAGAAGGAGGCACTTGAGGTGTCAGACCGGCCGGAAAATGCTAGATGCTTGTGAGCAATAATTTGAGGCGAATCCGGATCAACGGCGATGACATCGAACCGTGAGGACCTAATTTCAAAGTTAGGGGTCGGAGATATGTTTCATGCATCGTTTCCAAACGAAGCAAAGCGAATATGTATCGTGACATCGTTGAGCCATAGGACGTTGAGCGCAAGAGCGATCACGACCCAGGAGAATTTTGATTTCGATCGAATTTCGGGGCAAGCCAAGTCACTAGAGGGGGCAATTTGCACAATAGACTCGGTTTATTGCCTTTCTGCGGAGACGCAAGGTGTTTTACTAGAGATTGATCGACGCTATGGCGGGGAGCAAGGCTCCGACGGCATTCCGCTTAGCAGTATCGAGCGACGAGCGCTAATCGATGCGGGCGCAGCGTTTTCGTCGAATCCGTTACCTTCATAAACAACTCCACCGGCCTTCCCGCCCGGAAGAAAGCGGCAACTTGTAAAGGCACCATTGCGATGTTGGCTTGGAGTCTTGGCTGTGTGAAAACGCCAAGACGCTTGGGTGCAATAGAACAAGTGGTCCGTCCAGGGCCGATCTACGGCTCATGCACGCAAGCGATTTCAACTTAGACGGCCAACTGAAGAACGCGATTCTACCCGTCGTTCGTCTCCTCGCGTTCTTACACAGCCAGGGTCAAAAGCAGCCATTCGGTCCCGTCGTGGGTTACTTCCGGTTGATCCCCGGGAGCGGACATCGCCCACGCGACCGGAAGGTCCGAGATGGTCTTTTCACACGGCCTTGGTCAAAAAGCAGCCGTTTGGGCCTCGAACGACCGCTTCCGGTTGAGGTCCGCAAGCGGACATCTCGGCGCCCATCGGAATGTCCGGAACGGGCCAATAGGAGACATCGCGCGCCTGCGCCGATATAAGCGCGCTCCTCGGAACCACATGTCAGATCCGGTCAGCACGATCTTCGAGAAGGCCTCGGTCAAGCAGGGAACTGAAATGACAGAAGCGATTTTGAGCATAGATGCGTTCATAGAAGGCAACAATCAACGGGCGCCTCTGCAGATCATAGTATTTGCTCCCGAGCGGACAGATCAGTCAGAATACGCCTGCCTGGTTCGTGCACCGTCACTCCTTGGGCCAGACAAATTGATTTACGGGATCGATCAAGAACAGGCCAAGTCTCTGGCTATCGGGTTCGTGAAGCGCTTACTGAAGGACAAGCGGCTTGTTGATGGCAGCGGAAAAGCCCTGAAATTCTGACAGCCCAAGGCTATTTCGAAACCAAAAGTAAACGCAAGGCTTAGGGCCGCTGTGGGTCAAAATGCGAAAATCCGACCTGAGCAATTCTGGCCCGTTGACCACCCCAGAGCGGACCTCGACGCGACCGCTCGCCACTTCGCTGATGGGGAAGAAGCAGCCGTCGATGCACCCCACCCGGAAGGTCGGCTATGGGCGAATTGCGGACGTGGCGGGGTCGCCCAACCGTGCCGTGAATGGGCCTGGAGCCTGCCGACTTGCGGCGCTGCATCAAGTCGGCAACTATCGCAGGTACACCGGCCGTGACGCTAGCTCGTTCGGGAAAGCAGCTCGTGACCCAGAGCGGACCTCCACCAAGCGCCAGCCGCCCGCTCTTTGGGCGTCAAGGCGTGGGCTTGGTCGCGGATCGCTTTCGGCACAGTAGGTCTACTCGATGGCCCATATTTGCGGCGACAGCAGCTCGGCCGGCGGCTTGATCTCGTCGATCGTGATGGGATGCCGCGTAATGTGGATCGCGGTCCACTCCGAGGTAAGGGAGTTGTCGCAGAAATGCCTCTCCTTTAGCGCGATGCCATCTTTCGTAAGGCATGAAGAGGTACGGCCACCAGCCATTGCGGGCATCAAGTCAAACCAGCGACAGTTCTCGCCGAGCACTGTATCGGTCCGGTCCGGGATCAGTGGTCGAGGAAGCGCTGCCCAAAAATGTGCGTCAATTCTTTCCTGCTCGGCGGGGGTGCGCACCCTTATGTCTATCCACAGACTCTGTCGCGCGCCGGAGTCATCAGTCTCATAGGTGGACCTTACTTGCCCGAAATCGTGTATGACATGGATCGTTCGCAGCTTGCCGGTGGTTTCCTCGGTGAACTCCCACGGGCCATGTCGGCGCACGGTGCGAATGACCTCTCTCCCGGGCGGCGACATGGTCTGCTCCATGACGAGTTCGTAGTCCGACTTTTCCGGCGCGATTAGCGGCAGCGTATCGCGGTCGTCGGGCCAATTCAGTGCAAAGACAGATCTCGGTGGACGTGCGTCTTCCGTCGACACCGGCCGTCGCTCGATCTGCGTCGCCTCGGCTGATGAAGTAACTTCGCGCGTGCTCGACTTCAGCGACTTCTGCCAAAGCTCGATGCCGTCGTCGCTGACGCAGCTCAAATGTACGGGTATGTCCCCCGTGGTCCGCGATACCTCCCAGACCGTGCAGCTTTCGCCGAGATGGATCTGTCGTTCGCCGGTGTTACGCGGCGCATATTCGGTGTCGGACGAGCGATACGGCCCACGCAAGAACGATCGGCCGTAAGCGTCGACCAATATCGTTCCAACGTTGGTCAAGTAATATGCCACTGCCCCATACGACCAGTTCGCCGATAAATCCGCGGTCACGGCAGCCCGGGTCCAGTCGCCGTGATGGAGTATGATCTTGCTGCCCTTGCGGTACGATTCATGGGTCGCCATCGTCATAGCGTAGTCGGGGGGATCACGCCGGGTGGCGTGAACGGCCCTTGAGCGGCAGCTGTGGTGGCGAGGAGGCAGAAGATTGCTGGCAACAGTAACCGCAAGGCGTGCTCCCTCATGCATTGTAGCTACTCTACTTGTAGCGCGAATCGGCTTCGTAGCCGCAATGAAATCTTGGTTTGTCAGCGTTTCATTACAGTACAGTTCACTGAACTGCTGGTGTTCGTGTTAATGCTTTCCCGGCCGGAGCGTTGAGTCCCGCTGCCCCCAAGCATAAATCGGCTCGGCCGAAGCGGCTGACTCTACTTTCCGTTGACGGTTGCGGCTTCAGGCCAGTCTTCGCAGCAAGTAGAGCTTTGCGCCTTTCCTCGACGTATCGGGTGGCCGCTTTTGGCCCATGGCTGCCGACTTGCGGCACTGCGGCAAGTCGGCAGTTATCTGGGATACACCGACCGTGGCGCCGACCCGTTTCGGAAGGACAACCCATGGCCCGGCAGAGAGAGCCGTCAGGGCCGTGCCATGTCGGTTATTCGAGGTTGTGCAGAAGAACTTTGCTCGGCATGAGATTTTCAGTCTTTGACCCATTGCTGACCTTGAGAAGTCTTGGCATCGTGTCGCGATTACTACCGATCAGGGTGCGAATATGCGTACATTGAAGATCACGGGACTCGGCGCGCTTTACTTGATTGCTGGTTGTCTTTTATTCGACCGGGCAGAGGCCTGCGCGGTGGCGGGCGCACAGACTGGCGTGCTCTTTGACCATATTCCTGAGGAAGTCGATGCGCCCGTCAGCGTAGAGGTGACGATCGTCGGCATTGAGGCCGATATCAGTTCTCAGAAATACGGCCGGTTGGCTGTGATGGATGCTCGGGTCGAAAGGGTTGTCAAGGGAACACTCGATCTTCACGCGTTGAAGGTTGTTACGTCCATCAGCACCTGTACCCGAATTGGCGTCGGACACGGTTTCGTTGCCGGTGCGATTGATCACGATGCCCGGATCGGCCTTGAGCTGATTGCAATACAGCGACCCTCTCAAACCCTACTGCAAAGGCGATGAACTCGACCCGGCTTATCAAAATGTGCTTCGGTGAGGTAGAGCGGGCCGCAGGTTGCAATGCGCAATGTCAGCAATTGGCCCGATGGCGAAGTCCGGGTTGGCTCAGATATGGTCAGTGATCGGGGCACACCGGAAGTGACAGGGCGCCTTTCAAACCGGCGCTTCTGACCCGCAACGGGCATCAATGGCCTTGACCCGGTGCGGCATACCTTTGGTTTGATAGTGTTCTCTCAGGGGCGCGTCGTTTGCGTCCAGCAACGACCTCGGGCGGTCGATCCGGCGCGAGGCTGAAATGGTGACGGTCCTATTGGAACTCCCCCCTTCGTGATAGGCAAGGCATCAGGCAACAAAGGAGAGGACCGAGCCGTATGATCAGCCTAATAAATGTCTTCACGGTAGATCCAGCCAACCAGAACCGGCTCCTCGATTTGCTTGCGCGCGCGACCGATGAATTCGTTAGCCGGGCACCTGGCTTTGTTTCCTCGACCCTTCATCGGAGCCTCGACGGCACGAAGGTGACCATGTATGCGCAGTGGCGCAGCGTGGAAGACTATGAGTCCATGCGCCAGGATCCTGGACCGCTACCCTTTCTCGAAGAGGCGCTCACGATCGCGAAATTTGAGCCGGGCATGTACGAGGTCGTGCGCACATTCTCGCCCATTGATAGGTAGGCCTCGCCCCCGCGCGCGAATCGAACTTCCGCTGTTGGCCCATCTCGGACCTTCCGGTCAGCGCGGGTGGTGTCCGATCCCGAGGTCAAATGGCGGGGTAAGCATTAGCGGGGACGAAAGGCCGCTTTTGACACGAAGCCGAAGAGCGACGCGTCCGCTTCTAGCTCAACATTCCTGCTCACCAGCAGAAAAGTGGTGAAACGGATCGTCTTTTTTTGAGCCAAGATGGACAGGTTGTCAGTGAATGTCCAATCAGCGGAAAATTGCCAGCCTGACGCACTGCAGATCCTGAGGACATTGGCTGTAGACGCTCGGCCTAAAGAGTGAACACCTCACGTTACGCGATGATGCCGCCCGGTGACACATCCAACCTCGAGTTTGATGCCGCAATGCTAATCCAGATCTTGGGGTGCCCTTGATCGAACGAATCCGCTAGTCGTCGTCAGATGCGCCGGCTTTCCTCCCGGCGGCCTCAATAACACGCGAGCCGATATCTTTGCCCTCTGCCCTTCGTACGTCCCGCAGCTCGGTGCAGCGGAAAGCGACTTCACCAAAGCAATCTGCCGCACCAAAGAAGCTGGCTCCGCGCAAGAAGATGTTGGGCGCGCCTAAGAAGGCAGCGGTCGCGAGGTTTGCCGTGTCCTCCGCATCGCCTCTAGGACTCTTGGCGCTGCATCTCGTGGTGCAGTGGCAAGAATCCGGTCGAGGCGGTCTCGTGTTTCTCGCCGAGAATGAGCGTAGGGCCGAGCGCTTGGCCTCCATCATTCAGGCTCTCAAGCCGACTTGCGATGTGCTCGTCTATCCTCGACTGAACACCCTGCCATTCGATGTGCTCGAGCCGTCACGTGACATTGCTGGCAGGCGGAGTTCCGCGTTGAGGCGCCTTGCGGTTGCGAAGAAGTCGATTCTGCTCATCACCACGGCAGAAGCGATGATGGAACGGTTGCCCCTCACGGCTCATTGGCCGCGTGTTGGCATGTTGCTTAGGATCGGCGACGCCTATTCCGAACAGCATCTTGAGGCTCGCTTTGAGAGCCTTGGTTACGACCTGGACGACAGCCCAGACTATCCGGGCGGGGCGCTGTTTCACGGCAACACCTTCGAGATCTTTCCGGCCGGTGCGCTTGCTCCGTATAGGGTCGAGCACGCCGGAGCCAGGATACGGCGGATCGCAAGCTTCAAACCCCAGGATCAGGAAGTGATCTCCGAGGTGAAGGAGCTTCAGATTGATCCTATGTCCGAGCGGCTTGCGTTAAAGGAACGGGCTCGGAACAGGTCCGATCTTTTTGAGTACTGCGCGCGGGCGAAGTGGATCGCAGATGCCGACGTGCCCAAGCATGCGGACACATGGCTGAGCACGATCGAGGATGCGGCTCCCCGCGCCGAGCGTGATCGTGCGTATGTGAGCCGTCGCGAATGGGACCAGGCGGCGAAGCGGATCGCTCTGCTGTCGCCGACGGCGCCATACCGGTCGACGCCGGAGTTCTTCAAGGAGGCCACGCCGCGAAAGGCGCTGCGCGCCTTCATCGAGGAAGCCCGGCGCGGTGATGCGCGCCTCGTGTTTGCCGCAGCGGTCGAGTCGGATCTGCGGCTCATGGCCGCAATGAGCGGTGTCAAAGCCGAACCTGCCGACGATTGGGCGCAGGCAATCGCGAGAGGAAGGCGGGACGCCGCCTTGCTGGCCGGCTTCGACGCCGGCTTCGTCATTCCCGGACGGAAGCCAATTGTTGTCATCACCGCGTCCGACGTTCTCGGCAGCAGGGCACATCAGCCGCAGCCGGCGAACTGGGCCTGGTCGCCGGGCTTCGATGCCGTCGATCTTCCCGAGCTTGGATCGGTGGTCGTTCATCTGCAGCGTGGATTGGCCCGGCTTGGCGGATTGCGGTCAATGGGCACAGCCGGTGTCTCCGCGCGGGAAATGGTTCGGCTGGTGTTCGCCGGCAATGACGCGGTCCTCGTGCCTCTTGCGGAATTGGCCCTGACCTGGCCGTACGCGGCTGAACTCGGCGACACCTCGCTCGACAAGGCCGATGGCAGCTCATGGCGGCCACGGCGGGCCGCCGCCGAGACCGAGATCCATGTCGTCGCCAAGGAGCTCGCCAAGCAGAGGAGCCAGCGCCGGCGGCGGCCGGCCCCGAAGCTCGTGCCGCGGCCGGCGAGCTACGAGCAATTCGTCGCGCGCTTTCCGTATTTCACCACCCCGGACCAGGCGCAGGCCATCCGTGAGGTTCTGGACGATCTTGCATCTGGGCACCCGATGGACCGCATCGTCTGCGGTGACGTCGGCTTCGGCAAGACCGAGGTGGCGTTGCGCGCCGCCGCGGCCACTGTTCTGGCGGGAAAGCAGGTCGCGATCGTCGTCCCGACGACGGTGCTGGCACGACAGCATGTCGAGACGTTCCGCAAGCGCTTTGCGGCGCTCGGCATCGAGGTCGGAAATCTGTCGCGGGTCGCGTCGACGGCCGAGGCGCGCAAGGTGCGAGACGGCTTGAAGAGCGGGGAGCTCAAGGTCGTCGTTGGGACGCTTTCGCTGGCATCGAAGGAGATCAAGTTTGCCGATCTGGGGCTCGTCATCGTCGACGAAGAGCAGCATTTCGGGGCAGCTGACAAAACCATGCTGTCGGGCCTCAACAAGAACGGTCATCGGCTCTGGATGAGTGCGACGCCGATTCCGCGTACCCTTGCGGCCGGCTTGACGGGCTTGCGGGATCTCAGCGTCATTGCAACGCCTCCGGTTCATCGTGTTCCGGTCGTGACAAAAGTGGCGCCGCTGTCGGACATCGCGATTGCGGCTGCCCTGGTCCGCGAGCACCGACGAAATGGCCAGAGCTTTGTAGTCTGCCCGAGGATTCAGGATCTGGATCCCATGCTCACTCGAATTCACACGCAGGCGCCTGAACTGCGGATCATTTCGCTTCACGGCAAGCTGTCCGCCGAGGAGATCGACGAAAGGCTGATGGCCTTCGTCGAAGGCGAAGCGGACGTCTTGCTCGCGACCAACATCGTGGAAAGCGGTCTCGACATCCCGCGAGCCAACACCATCGTCGTGTGCTGGCCGGAAAGATTTGGCCTCGCGCAATTGCATCAGCTCCGCGGCCGGGTTGGGCGTGGCGGCATTCGTGCATTTGCGCATTTTTTGACGGACGGCAGCTCCGGCCGGTCGGAAAAGCGCCTGTCTGTTCTGGAGGAGCTGAACCGTCCCGGCGCAGGCTTTGCGATCAGCGCCCGCGATCTCGATCTCCGCGGCGGCGGAGACATGCTCTCGGATCGTCAGTCCGGTCATGTTCAGGTGTTCGGCCCGACTCTCTACGGCCATCTTTTGACCCTGGCTCTCGAGGGCGATCGAGACGGGATGTCCGCTCTCTGGATTCCGGAGCTGAACCTGCCGATCTCGGAGCTTCTTCCCTCGGATTACGTGCAGTCCGAGGCAGTCAGGCTTGAGATCTACGCTCGCGCCGCTCGATGCCGGACCGGTGATGAGCTGGAGGAGCTGGAGGACGAAACGCAGCGCCGCTTCGGTACGCTGCCGCCGGCGGCCAGCAACTTTTTCGCAATTGCCAAGCTCAGGACGAGTTCCAGGGAGCGCGGGATCATGCGTCTCGACGTGGGGCCGGAAGCGATTGCGGCAATGCTGCTGCCGGGACGGATCCGGAGGTCGTGCTCACGGTTGTTGCAGCGCGATGGTAATCGCGTCACCTATGCCGAGCGGAGCAGCGCGCCTGCCTTGCAAAGAATCGAACAGTTTTTGGATCTGTTGGACCAATAGCGGGTGGCACTAGGGCAACTTTCTGATGTTCGGCATTGAAGCAAAACGTGCCCGACGCTCGTCTCGTCACCAGACGGAACCATGCCGGGCGAACACCGCCGCAAGCGCTGTTCCGAGCACTGAAAGAAACCCCCACCAGCGAACAGGGCGCTGACCGGCGACGTCGATAGAACGAAGATAAAGATACGCCCCGAGCAGCGGTCCGTAGTTTCGCCGGAAGTCGCCGTTCAGTTTCGAAATATGAACAAGGTCGGACTTCGGACCTGTGCGTTCAGCCATTGCTGTCTCCCTGAGTTGAGTCAGCACCCTATGAACCACTGATTTGCCCGACGGCGCAAGACAAAATTCGGCTTTTTCGAAATCGACCCGGCGCGGGCAGAGGGGTAGGGGCGCCGTTTCAGGCAGGAGGGACGGGCCTTGGTATGGAGGTCGTCAGCTATGTCCGATACGCGAGATTGGAGAAATCGTCCCCGTGCGGGCGCTCTTGCGTGGCAGTGGTCTTAGTTCGAGACCGGGCGGGAGTGGGATGGCTCGGCTCTCATCGCTTGGGCAGAATGAGAATGACGCCAGCGCTTGCGCTATGGCTTGGCTTCTCTGGCGGGCTTTTTTGTTCTGCCGTCGCCACGAGGTGCGGCGTATCGTATGCATGACGGACCGCGATCAAAGGGGGGCTCGCTATGGACGGGCCCGCAGAGCAGCGCGGATTGTCGGAAACCTCCGGTAACATGATGACATGAACGGTAACCTCAGATAATTTGGTATCTGGGGGTGGTTCATGCGTCAGGTGTTGTCTCGCGTAACGATCGCGGTCGCGTTGGGTTGCTGTGCAGCGTTTCCGGCTTTGGCGACAGATCTTTGGCAGTTCGATTTTACGTCCTCGCGCGGCGGCGGACAATTTCTGGTCAATCCGGCCAATTTCGTCATTCCGGTATCCGCTCGCTCGCCGTCCACGTTCAACGTGGTCGGGGCGAATATCACGATCAATGCCGGAGGCGTGCTAGGTACCGCCCAGTACACCTTGGGGAGCCTGTCTGGGACGAACTGTACGCCGGCGGAATGCCGGGTGAATTTTTCCGTTCCGGACGTGGTTCCCGGGTTTGGCACTTACGACGTGTTGTTGCAGCTCAACTTCGAGCGGATTTGGGTGAATTGGTCGACGCCCAGTCAGCAACAGGTTTAGATGTGGCTGAGCACCAATCCTACGGCATCGTTCAACTGGAATGATGTCGCTACGGCCACTCGGACGGTGGTTTCCGTCGCGCCCGGATGGCTTGCCACGCCGACTAACTCCGATTTGAACACGGCAGCGAATTGGACTGTCGGATCGGTACCCCTTGCGACAGAAGTCGCCCGGTTCGGCGCCTCGACCGCGACCGCCATCGACATCACGCAGTCAACGCAGGTGGCCGGCTTGAGCTTTCTGAGCGGCGCGCCGGGTTACATATTCAATGTGACCGCTAACTCCGGCGGTGCCGCTTCGCTGGTGATCAGTGGTACGGGAATTGACGATCAGTCCGGCAATCGCCCGAGCTTCATGGTGTCCGGTGTCACCGGCAATCTCGGTACGCTCCAGTTTGCCAACTCGGCGACGGCGGGTGACGCGGTCATCACCACGGGCGCCTTTGGAGTCACGCGCTTTACCGACACCAGCAGTGGCGGCACCGCTCAGCTCGTGACCAATCTCGGCGGCTCTGTCGACATCTCTGGGCTGACATCCAGCGGGATAAGTGTTGGATCGATTGCTGGCGCCGGCAACTTTGTTCTCGGCTCGAAAACCCTCACCGCCGGACTGTCGAATACCGACACCGAGGTTTCGGGTGTCATATCGGGGGCCGGTGGCAGTCTGACGAAGGTTGGAAGCGGCGCGCTGATCCTGTCGGGCAACAACACCTATTCAGGAGGGACCCAGCTGAACGCCGGCTCTTTGGTCATTGCCAACAACAACGCCTTGGGCAGCGGCACGCTCAATATGGCGAACGGAACGAGCCTCTCTTTCGCGAACGCGGCCGACTTTGCAATCGGCAATGCGATTCAGCTCACAGGGAGCGGACATTTTGCGGCGCCGGCAGGCACGACGCAGACCATCCAGGGGGCGATCTCGGATGGAGGTTCTGCTGGAACGGTGGTGTTCGACGGCGTCGGAACGATGGTGCTGGCTGCTGCCAACGCCTACACCGGGGGAACGGTTGTCAACGCGGGGACCTTGCGGCTTTCGGGCAGCGGTACGCTCGGTGCGGCTAGTGGATCAACGACGGTCGCAGGCGGAATCCTCGACCTTGGCGGAACCACTCAGACGCAAAATGGAGGTGTCTTCCTGACGGGTGGGGCGGTCAGAAATGGTGTGATCGCATCCAATACAGACTTTGTTGTTCAATCCGGCATTGCAAACCTCGATCTCAGCGGTGCCGGCGGTCTCACGAAAACGGGCTCGGGTACGTTCGTCCTCGCAGGGACGGCCGGCTACACCGGAGCAACGAATATCAACGGCGGCGTTTTCCAGGTGGACGGCGCGCTCACCGGGACGTCGGCAGTCAACCTGAATTCCGGGATGATAACCGGCACCGGGACAATTGATCCCCTGACGGTCAGCATCAATAGTGGCACCGTCCTCGCGCCCGGAAACGGTACAGCCGGGAGTTCGATGGCGATCGCGGGGAATCTCGCATTTCAATCTGGCGCGATCTATCTCA
Protein-coding sequences here:
- a CDS encoding DEAD/DEAH box helicase, yielding MFLAENERRAERLASIIQALKPTCDVLVYPRLNTLPFDVLEPSRDIAGRRSSALRRLAVAKKSILLITTAEAMMERLPLTAHWPRVGMLLRIGDAYSEQHLEARFESLGYDLDDSPDYPGGALFHGNTFEIFPAGALAPYRVEHAGARIRRIASFKPQDQEVISEVKELQIDPMSERLALKERARNRSDLFEYCARAKWIADADVPKHADTWLSTIEDAAPRAERDRAYVSRREWDQAAKRIALLSPTAPYRSTPEFFKEATPRKALRAFIEEARRGDARLVFAAAVESDLRLMAAMSGVKAEPADDWAQAIARGRRDAALLAGFDAGFVIPGRKPIVVITASDVLGSRAHQPQPANWAWSPGFDAVDLPELGSVVVHLQRGLARLGGLRSMGTAGVSAREMVRLVFAGNDAVLVPLAELALTWPYAAELGDTSLDKADGSSWRPRRAAAETEIHVVAKELAKQRSQRRRRPAPKLVPRPASYEQFVARFPYFTTPDQAQAIREVLDDLASGHPMDRIVCGDVGFGKTEVALRAAAATVLAGKQVAIVVPTTVLARQHVETFRKRFAALGIEVGNLSRVASTAEARKVRDGLKSGELKVVVGTLSLASKEIKFADLGLVIVDEEQHFGAADKTMLSGLNKNGHRLWMSATPIPRTLAAGLTGLRDLSVIATPPVHRVPVVTKVAPLSDIAIAAALVREHRRNGQSFVVCPRIQDLDPMLTRIHTQAPELRIISLHGKLSAEEIDERLMAFVEGEADVLLATNIVESGLDIPRANTIVVCWPERFGLAQLHQLRGRVGRGGIRAFAHFLTDGSSGRSEKRLSVLEELNRPGAGFAISARDLDLRGGGDMLSDRQSGHVQVFGPTLYGHLLTLALEGDRDGMSALWIPELNLPISELLPSDYVQSEAVRLEIYARAARCRTGDELEELEDETQRRFGTLPPAASNFFAIAKLRTSSRERGIMRLDVGPEAIAAMLLPGRIRRSCSRLLQRDGNRVTYAERSSAPALQRIEQFLDLLDQ
- a CDS encoding antibiotic biosynthesis monooxygenase family protein; its protein translation is MISLINVFTVDPANQNRLLDLLARATDEFVSRAPGFVSSTLHRSLDGTKVTMYAQWRSVEDYESMRQDPGPLPFLEEALTIAKFEPGMYEVVRTFSPIDR
- a CDS encoding autotransporter outer membrane beta-barrel domain-containing protein; translation: MWLSTNPTASFNWNDVATATRTVVSVAPGWLATPTNSDLNTAANWTVGSVPLATEVARFGASTATAIDITQSTQVAGLSFLSGAPGYIFNVTANSGGAASLVISGTGIDDQSGNRPSFMVSGVTGNLGTLQFANSATAGDAVITTGAFGVTRFTDTSSGGTAQLVTNLGGSVDISGLTSSGISVGSIAGAGNFVLGSKTLTAGLSNTDTEVSGVISGAGGSLTKVGSGALILSGNNTYSGGTQLNAGSLVIANNNALGSGTLNMANGTSLSFANAADFAIGNAIQLTGSGHFAAPAGTTQTIQGAISDGGSAGTVVFDGVGTMVLAAANAYTGGTVVNAGTLRLSGSGTLGAASGSTTVAGGILDLGGTTQTQNGGVFLTGGAVRNGVIASNTDFVVQSGIANLDLSGAGGLTKTGSGTFVLAGTAGYTGATNINGGVFQVDGALTGTSAVNLNSGMITGTGTIDPLTVSINSGTVLAPGNGTAGSSMAIAGNLAFQSGAIYLIQLNPTASSFASISGTMTAVEAIFAAGSYVAKRYTILTAGGGVSGTFASLANTNLPAGFKSALSYDANAAYLDLSLDFVPASAPNYGGGLSANQRNVANALTRFFDTTGSIPLVFGTLSPSGLTQVSGELASAPQQATFNAMGQFVSLLGDHGQAGRDGVGEVAPLAYAEAGRTPSRPAGNAFASMSRQPESLEPRWSVWIDGFGGSQSTDGSAGAGSTHSTSRIYGTAVGADYLLTPATVAGFALAGGGTGFSVNALGTGRSDLFQAGAYVRHVQGPAYLSAALAYGWQDVTTDRTIAGVDRLKASFKANAYSGRVEADYRLSVPLIRNFSLTPYAAGQAAHLDLPEYAEQSVAGASVFALSYSAKRVTDYRAEIGLRTGLSLGDKDGVLNWRGRIAWAHDFNSDHSIAATFQSLPGASFTVSGAQPAPDAALTTLSLERHWSDGWSAAATLDGEFSSTTRSYSGRASMRYVW
- a CDS encoding DUF2867 domain-containing protein, producing MTKARAVPMPSNSVLAPLYAGADLLDAFAIQLPPAASDDLEVLARAALERQAWWIRALTRIRDVVMATVGIKSSHAVGLAAAARGPVIGFFPVLSKSATELVVGADDRHLDFRVTIQLLAGAANGRELVAGTVVHCHNPLGRIYLTAIAPFHRVIVRASLEQAARATKI